A portion of the Clostridium gelidum genome contains these proteins:
- a CDS encoding HNH endonuclease has protein sequence MKNILHLVLKFPNITSIMVNEKKTDTITEHRNLCELNNRLIWGQDSDKKISGLAEKNRNRIKQQINDGINTYAFFLADKKGEKELYVGKMLNVYDKGEVKQNSDLINYIPSYYSYKVGTAEDKNNLFVDVKTFLKINKKYLSDITIESNKKNIMEIKNNTPVFLVNIDDKLDSLLNELLIDKEMKFQNEVELEEVPDSITVTDEPKEKPKKSNGSDASYYRRNPRISKTAIVDVKYQCEVDKDHKHFISKFTSQNYVEAHHLIPMEYQEKFDCSIDIEANVVSLCVCCHKKLHHGKYEEIKPLIERLYDERINRLNKCNINLAKEKLLTYYQK, from the coding sequence ATGAAGAATATATTGCATTTAGTACTTAAGTTTCCTAATATAACTTCAATAATGGTAAATGAGAAGAAAACAGATACAATTACAGAACATAGAAATTTATGCGAATTAAATAATAGACTTATTTGGGGGCAAGACTCGGACAAGAAAATAAGTGGACTAGCTGAAAAAAATAGAAACAGGATTAAACAACAAATAAATGATGGTATTAATACCTATGCATTTTTTTTAGCGGATAAGAAAGGTGAAAAAGAATTATATGTTGGTAAAATGTTAAATGTCTACGATAAAGGAGAAGTAAAACAAAATAGTGATTTGATTAATTACATTCCAAGTTATTATTCTTATAAAGTTGGAACCGCTGAAGATAAGAATAATTTATTTGTTGATGTTAAAACATTTCTTAAAATAAATAAAAAGTACTTAAGTGATATAACAATTGAAAGTAATAAAAAAAACATTATGGAAATTAAAAATAATACTCCAGTTTTTCTAGTAAATATTGATGATAAATTAGATAGTCTTTTGAATGAATTACTTATTGATAAAGAGATGAAGTTTCAAAACGAAGTAGAATTGGAGGAGGTACCTGACTCAATAACAGTAACTGATGAACCAAAGGAAAAGCCAAAGAAATCAAATGGAAGTGATGCTAGTTATTACAGAAGGAATCCAAGGATATCAAAGACAGCAATTGTTGATGTGAAATATCAATGTGAAGTTGATAAAGATCATAAGCATTTTATTTCTAAGTTTACATCCCAAAACTATGTAGAAGCACATCATCTAATTCCAATGGAATATCAAGAAAAATTTGATTGCAGTATTGATATTGAAGCTAACGTTGTCTCTTTATGTGTATGTTGTCATAAAAAGCTTCATCATGGAAAGTATGAAGAGATAAAGCCATTAATTGAAAGACTCTATGATGAGAGAATTAATAGACTTAATAAATGCAATATAAATTTGGCAAAAGAAAAATTACTAACTTATTATCAAAAATAA
- a CDS encoding recombinase family protein — protein MKVAIYSRKSKLTGKGDSIGNQIQMCKDYIENLNKNKEIEYAIYEDEGFSGKNTNRPEFQKLLNDIKKEKFDILICYRLDRISRNVADFSNTLDELQSYGVDFVSIREQFDTTSPMGRAMIYIASVFAQLERETIAERVRDNMIELAKNGQWLGGPPPLGYSRKRESCFDDNGNEKAISFLVQEPDEINLVKIIFETYLKQGSIHQTEKYLMKNNIVPSSGKYFALTTIHKVLKNPLYVKSSDDVLKYLADDDINVYGTPDGIHGILQYNRTSTSIRDGKKSNPYKDKSEWIASVSKRCIGFIEPDTWLEVQKQLKTNKFLAPNSGKTNNAILTGKLVCSSCESTMGIVQGHRDKDTGLKKIYYKCNLKRRSSGTLCSSKNLIGEKLEDCVLDSLIEMAKNKKTFLDRIRKVRTESNKVKEDKIKKSNIEKQILTKTKQLNGLIEKLAIADDLMDIFINKIRTLKIEIAELEKDIKSINTNIENSSTEDYDVNFISALLDKCINIKNEPVENQRRIINYLIEKIDYNNDTEVLTIHPIGSGESKKKLFRVS, from the coding sequence ATGAAAGTTGCTATTTACTCAAGAAAATCTAAACTCACAGGCAAAGGTGATAGCATTGGAAATCAAATTCAAATGTGTAAAGACTACATAGAAAATCTAAATAAAAATAAAGAAATTGAATACGCTATTTATGAAGATGAAGGTTTCAGTGGTAAAAATACTAATAGACCTGAATTTCAAAAATTATTAAATGATATAAAAAAAGAAAAGTTTGATATATTAATATGCTATAGGTTGGATCGTATATCTCGTAACGTAGCTGATTTCTCCAATACTCTTGATGAATTACAATCCTATGGAGTTGACTTTGTAAGTATTAGAGAGCAATTTGACACAACTAGTCCAATGGGAAGAGCAATGATATATATAGCTAGTGTATTTGCTCAATTAGAGCGTGAAACAATTGCAGAACGTGTTAGAGATAATATGATAGAGCTTGCAAAGAATGGTCAATGGTTAGGAGGTCCTCCTCCACTTGGATATTCTAGAAAAAGAGAATCTTGTTTTGATGATAATGGAAATGAAAAAGCTATCTCATTTTTAGTTCAAGAACCTGACGAAATAAATTTAGTAAAAATAATTTTTGAAACATACTTAAAGCAAGGATCTATACATCAAACTGAAAAATATCTAATGAAAAATAATATAGTACCCTCGTCTGGAAAGTATTTTGCTTTAACCACTATACATAAGGTTTTGAAAAATCCTCTTTACGTTAAAAGTTCGGATGATGTTCTAAAATATCTTGCAGATGATGATATTAATGTTTATGGTACTCCTGATGGAATTCATGGAATTTTACAATATAACAGAACTTCCACAAGCATTAGAGATGGTAAGAAATCAAATCCTTACAAAGATAAATCTGAATGGATTGCGTCCGTAAGTAAAAGATGTATAGGCTTTATAGAACCTGATACATGGTTAGAAGTTCAAAAGCAACTTAAGACGAACAAATTCTTGGCTCCTAACAGTGGAAAAACTAATAATGCAATACTTACTGGCAAACTAGTATGCAGCTCTTGTGAAAGTACTATGGGTATAGTACAAGGGCATAGAGATAAAGATACTGGATTAAAGAAAATTTATTATAAATGCAACTTAAAAAGACGTAGCAGTGGAACACTTTGTAGTAGCAAAAACTTAATTGGAGAAAAATTAGAAGACTGTGTATTGGATAGTTTAATTGAAATGGCTAAAAATAAGAAAACTTTTCTTGATAGAATCCGCAAGGTACGAACTGAAAGTAATAAAGTTAAAGAAGATAAAATTAAAAAATCTAATATAGAAAAACAGATCTTAACTAAGACTAAACAATTAAATGGCCTAATTGAAAAATTAGCTATAGCTGATGACCTAATGGATATTTTTATTAATAAAATAAGAACTCTAAAAATTGAGATTGCTGAATTAGAAAAAGATATAAAATCTATAAACACAAATATAGAAAATAGTTCTACTGAAGATTATGATGTTAATTTTATAAGTGCTCTATTAGATAAATGTATAAACATCAAAAATGAACCTGTTGAAAATCAAAGAAGGATTATTAATTACTTAATTGAAAAAATAGATTATAATAATGATACTGAAGTATTGACTATACACCCTATCGGCTCAGGTGAAAGTAAAAAAAAACTCTTCAGAGTTTCTTAA
- a CDS encoding GspE/PulE family protein has product MTYEVNEEALEYLRFIYNKNIIIKEIEEKNYETLKNIIFGMEDKSLEDVLIFNAIKDKASDIHLEPQKNCVYVRYRINGTLVLVHKIDLSEYISLASKIKLKANMDITEKRRPQDGKIIVEYNGLKYDLRVSSIPLVYGEKLVIRILYCDNFDYKLEDLGFSQEQIKLIRKIISLNNGLVLVNGPTGSCMKVQQKGIIINPF; this is encoded by the coding sequence TTGACATATGAGGTAAATGAAGAAGCTTTAGAATATTTAAGATTTATATATAACAAAAATATAATTATAAAAGAAATAGAAGAAAAAAATTATGAAACTTTAAAGAACATAATTTTTGGAATGGAAGACAAAAGCTTAGAAGATGTTTTAATATTTAATGCAATAAAGGATAAGGCTAGTGATATTCACTTAGAGCCACAAAAGAATTGTGTGTATGTACGGTATAGAATAAATGGAACTTTAGTTTTGGTTCATAAAATAGACTTAAGTGAATATATAAGTCTTGCATCAAAAATAAAACTTAAAGCAAATATGGATATAACAGAGAAGAGAAGGCCTCAAGATGGCAAAATAATTGTTGAATATAATGGCTTGAAGTACGATTTAAGAGTATCATCTATCCCCTTAGTATATGGTGAGAAACTAGTCATAAGAATATTATATTGCGATAATTTTGATTATAAACTTGAGGACTTGGGCTTTTCACAGGAACAGATAAAACTTATTAGAAAAATAATATCATTAAATAATGGTTTGGTTTTGGTAAATGGACCAACTGGTTCGTGTATGAAAGTGCAACAAAAGGGGATCATCATAAACCCATTTTAA
- a CDS encoding HsmA family protein, whose product MLRYAIISITSSLLFYTIGVWSGKKQGELKNWHLFVFYLGLAFDILGTVFMSKLTKGGFQFNFHGLIGLLSIILMLLNVVFATIILIRNDKKLKSIFHKFSITVWFIWLISFISGAFLSMSH is encoded by the coding sequence ATGTTAAGATATGCAATTATATCTATTACGTCATCACTTTTATTTTATACGATTGGTGTATGGAGTGGAAAAAAGCAAGGTGAATTAAAAAATTGGCATCTATTTGTATTTTACTTAGGATTAGCATTTGATATTTTAGGAACGGTATTTATGAGTAAACTTACTAAAGGTGGTTTTCAATTTAATTTTCATGGTCTAATAGGTTTATTATCAATAATTCTAATGCTTTTAAATGTAGTTTTTGCAACTATAATTTTAATTAGGAATGATAAAAAACTTAAATCTATTTTTCATAAATTTAGTATTACTGTATGGTTTATTTGGTTAATATCTTTTATTTCAGGTGCATTTTTGAGTATGTCACACTAA
- a CDS encoding ImmA/IrrE family metallo-endopeptidase produces the protein MFINSALSEFEKCLVLTHEIGHVVLHPKSSCFFINEK, from the coding sequence ATTTTTATTAATTCAGCTTTATCTGAATTTGAAAAATGCCTTGTTTTGACACATGAAATTGGACATGTTGTTTTGCATCCAAAATCCTCATGCTTTTTTATAAATGAAAAATAA